One window of Quercus robur chromosome 5, dhQueRobu3.1, whole genome shotgun sequence genomic DNA carries:
- the LOC126726853 gene encoding C2 and GRAM domain-containing protein At1g03370 translates to MRLQVRVIEARNIPAMDPNGLSDPYVKIQLGRQKFKTKVVKKSLNPQWGEEFGFRVDDLNEELVFYVLDEDRYFNDDFVGQLRVPVSKVFDSEDKSIGPCWYSLQPKNKKSKNKDCGEILLTIYFSQNNSSVNLNCNGESPSRTFNSSSNSPSLRLEEIAFSKEDKSFVQKSFAGRLALIFNKHSDTASSSSTYSDGSEPPETAGSEIYENKYEDQSSSDTFEKVMNTMETRDQGSETPSNLPGGVVLDQLYQIAPPDLNSLLFSLDSSFPKSVAEVQGTTELQQGCWKFENNGENLKRVVTYIKAPSKLIKAVKATEEQTYLKADGKVFAVLAIVSTPDVMYGSTFKVEVLYCITPGPELPSGEHSSRLVVSWRVNFLQGTMMKGMIENGARQGIKESFEQYAIVLSQNVKLVDSKELGSNKEQVLASLQVEPQSDWKLAVQYFLNFNVFFTIIMGLYVLVHIWLATPSTLQGLEFVGLDLPDSIGEFIVCGVLVLQGERLLGLISRFMQARAQKGSDHGVKAQGDGWLLTVALIEGSSLAAVDPSGSSDPYVVFTCNGKTRASSIKFQKSNPQWNEIFEFDAMDEPPSVLDMEVYDFDGPFDEATSLGHAEVNFLRNNISDLADIWVPLQGKLAQACQSKIHLRIFLNNTKGGNVVKDYLSKMEKEVGKKINERSPQTNSAFQKLFGLPPEEFLINDFTCHLKRKMPLQGRLFLSARIIGFHTNLFGHKTKFFFLWEDIEVIQVVPPTLSSMGSPIVVMTLRPGRGMDAKHGAKTQDAEGRLKFHFQSFVSFNVAHRTIMALWKARSLSPEQKVQIVEEESEAKILQTDESGSFLGLDDVSMSEVYSCILPVPTSFFMEALSGGELEARVMEKSGCLDYSNTPWESEKSDVYERQIQFRFDKCISRYRGEVTSSQQKFPLPDKNGWLVEEVMTLHGIPLGDNFNLHLRYQLEELPSKSKECNVQVFLGIEWLKSSKHQKRITKNIQKNLQDRLKGMFSVIEKEFAAR, encoded by the exons ATGAGGCTACAGGTACGAGTAATTGAGGCTCGGAATATACCAGCAATGGATCCGAACGGTTTGAGTGATCCGTACGTGAAGATACAACTTGGGAGGCAGAAGTTTAAGACCAAAGTGGTGAAGAAGAGTTTGAATCCTCAATGGGGTGAGGAATTCGGGTTCCGGGTTGATGACTTGAATGAGGAGCTAGTGTTCTATGTTTTGGATGAGGACAGGTACTTCAACGATGACTTTGTTGGCCAACTCAGGGTACCTGTTTCCAAGGTCTTTGATTCAGAGGACAAGTCAATTGGTCCCTGCTGGTACTCTCTGCAACCCAAGAACAAGAAGTCCAAGAACAAGGATTGTG gTGAAATTCTTCtaacaatatatttttctcaaaacaatTCATCCGTAAACTTGAATTGTAATGGTGAATCACCTTCAAGGACATTCAATAGCTCATCAAACTCACCTTCACTAAGACTAGAAGAAATTGCTTTCTCTAAGGAAGACAAGTCTTTTGTACAGAAGTCCTTTGCTGGCCGACTTGCTCTGATTTTCAATAAACATTCAGATACAGCTTCATCTTCATCCACCTACAGTGACGGGTCAGAGCCACCTGAAACTGCGGGATCCGAGATTTATGAGAACAAGTATGAGGATCAGTCTTCATCTGATACTTTTGAAAAAGTGATGAACACAATGGAGACAAGGGATCAAGGAAGTGAAACCCCAAGCAATTTACCAGGAGGAGTGGTTTTAGACCAATTGTATCAGATAGCACCACCTGACCTGAACTCTTTACTCTTTTCACTTGATTCAAGTTTTCCGAAATCAGTGGCAGAAGTGCAAGGAACTACAGAACTGCAACAAGGATGTTGGAAATTCGAAAATAATGGTGAGAATTTGAAAAGAGTGGTCACGTACATTAAGGCTCCAAGTAAATTAATCAAAGCTGTGAAAGCCACTGAGGAGCAAACGTATCTGAAAGCTGATGGGAAGGTTTTTGCAGTTTTGGCAATCGTGAGCACTCCTGATGTCATGTATGGGAGCACCTTTAAGGTGGAAGTGCTCTACTGCATTACACCTGGGCCTGAGCTACCATCAGGAGAACACTCCTCCCGTTTGGTAGTATCCTGGAGAGTAAATTTTCTTCAAGGCACCATGATGAAAGGAATGATAGAAAATGGAGCTCGACAAGGTATAAAGGAAAGCTTTGAGCAGTATGCAATTGTATTATCTCAGAATGTTAAGCTAGTTGACTCTAAGGAACTTGGTTCGAATAAGGAACAGGTCTTGGCATCACTGCAGGTGGAGCCCCAGTCAGATTGGAAGCTGGCTGTGcagtattttttaaattttaatgtgtTTTTCACTATTATTATGGGATTGTATGTGCTTGTTCACATCTGGCTGGCTACACCCAGCACACTTCAAGGGCTTGAGTTTGTCGGGCTTGACTTGCCAGATTCAATTGGTGAATTCATAGTCTGTGGTGTCCTGGTTCTTCAAGGTGAACGGCTACTGGGGTTGATTTCGCGCTTCATGCAGGCCAGAGCGCAAAAAG GCAGTGATCATGGAGTCAAAGCACAAGGAGATGGCTGGTTATTAACTGTTGCCTTGATTGAAGGAAGTAGTTTAGCAGCCGTTGATCCAAGTGGGTCCTCTGATCCATATGTGGTGTTTACTTGTAATGGGAAAACTAGAGCCAGCTCAATCAAATTCCAGAAGTCTAATCCTCAATGGAATG aaatttttgaatttgatgcAATGGATGAGCCTCCTTCTGTGCTGGACATGGAAGTTTATGATTTTGATGGACCTTTTGATGAAGCTACGTCTTTGGGACATGCTGAAGTCAATTTTCTGAGAAATAATATATCAGATCTAGCTGATATTTGGGTTCCTCTTCAAGGAAAGTTAGCTCAGGCTTGCCAATCTAAGATTCACTTAAGAATTTTCTTGAACAATACAAAAGGTGGCAATGTTGTTAAAGACTATTTAAGTAAGATGGAGAAAGAGGTGGGGAAGAAG ATAAATGAGCGGTCTCCTCAAACAAATTCTGCCTTCCAAAAACTCTTTGGGCTTCCACCAGAGGAGTTTCTCATCAACGACTTTACCTGCCACCTGAAACGAAAAATGCCCCTGCAG GGTCGCCTGTTCCTTTCAGCAAGAATAATTGGGTTTCATACAAATCTGTTTGGGCATAAGAcaaaattctttttcctttgggAGGATATAGAAGTTATCCAGGTTGTTCCACCTACTCTGTCATCAATGGGCAGTCCAATTGTTGTAATGACTCTTCGGCCTGGCCGAGGTATGGATGCCAAGCATGGTGCAAAGACACAAGATGCAGAAGGCAGGCTGAAGTTCCATTTCCAGTCCTTTGTGTCCTTTAATGTAGCACATAG GACAATTATGGCTCTATGGAAGGCTAGATCCTTGAGTCCTGAGCAAAAGGTACAAATAGTTGAAGAAGAATCTGAAGCCAAAATCCTCCAAACTGATGAGAGTGGGTCCTTCTTGGGCCTTGATGATGTCAGCATGTCTGAGGTTTATTCATGTATACTCCCTGTTCCT ACAAGTTTCTTCATGGAGGCATTAAGTGGGGGTGAATTGGAGGCTAGAGTTATGGAGAAATCTGGTTGTCTTGACTATTCTAACACCCCATGGGAATCGGAAAAGAGTGATGTCTACGAGAGACAAATACAATTCAGATTTGATAAATGTATTTCCCGTTATAGAGGAGAGGTGACAAGTTCTCAACAAAAGTTCCCCCTACCTGATAAAAATGGATGGCTTGTTGAGGAGGTCATGACGCTCCATGGAATTCCACTAGGCGACAATTTCAAT CTTCACCTTAGATACCAATTGGAGGAATTACCCTCAAAATCAAAGGAATGTAATGTACAGGTGTTCTTGGGAATTGAATGGCTGAAAAGTTCTAAGCATCAGAAAAGGATTACAAAGAACATCCAAAAAAACCTGCAAGATCGCCTGAAAGGGATGTTCTCTGTAATTGAGAAGGAATTTGCGGCAAGATAG